A window from Podospora bellae-mahoneyi strain CBS 112042 chromosome 1 map unlocalized CBS112042p_1, whole genome shotgun sequence encodes these proteins:
- a CDS encoding uncharacterized protein (EggNog:ENOG503P4A7), which translates to MASVSRSGLGAWGVLSSQASARISPRVVRVAPTCFFSTSAALARSVRRANRAPARDEIRSPSAQIAQQKLNQKVTSNAINVIFPGTFVRPPWDQWPKDFSSRFAFFRTWVTVKAREAATKFAMVHSSRPRFFKRAALKTSNPLAILTAKGLHRSMMEALASGDKDTIRKVCASKLALPLQATIDNRPKDKLMAWELVEYTKTWFYPTVLSHKLSPIEKSKDAPIIEQVVVAISSKQRRYQYVLGADGERKKLAGTEKEMDIIENIVIGCVVDPHTWQRDEWRIVGSMKATDPNEWKEEERLVKMVEHSEAMKR; encoded by the exons ATGGCTTCAGTATCTAGGTCAGGACTCGGTGCCTGGGGGGTGTTGTCGTCACAGGCCTCCGCTAGGATATCACCACGCGTGGTACGCGTTGCGCCAACATGTTTCTTCAGCACATCCGCTGCACTCGCCAGAAGCGTCAGGAGAGCGAACAGGGCGCCGGCGCGCGACGAGATCCGTTCCCCCTCTGCTCAAATTGCCCAACAAAAACTCAATCAAAAGGTGACATCAAATGCCATCAATGTCATCTTTCCAG GCACCTTTGTCCGTCCTCCATGGGACCAATGGCCCAAGGACTTCTCGTCCAGATTCGCCTTCTTCCGGACCTGGGTCACTGTCAAGGCCAGAGAGGCGGCGACCAAGTTCGCCATGGTTCATTCCTCGAGGCCCCGGTTCTTCAAGCGTGCCGCTCTCAAAACCAGCAACCCGCTTGCGATTCTCACAGCAAAGGGCCTCCACCGCTCCATGATGGAAGCCCTCGCCAGCGGCGACAAGGACACAATCCGCAAGGTTTGCGCCAGCAAGCTTGCTCTGCCTCTGCAGGCTACCATCGACAATCGTCCCAAGGACAAGCTGATGGCatgggagctggtggagtaTACCAAGACGTGGTTTTATCCTACTGTTCTTTCGCACAAGCTCTCGCCCAtcgagaagagcaaggaTGCGCCCATCATTGAgcaagtggtggtggccattTCTAGCAAGCAGCGTCGGTATCAGTATGTTCTCGGGGCTGATGGGGAGCGCAAGAAGCTGGCTGGAACAGAGAAAGAGATGGATATTATAGAAAACATCGTCATTGGCTGTGTGGTTGACCCTCACACCTGGCAGCGTGATGAGTGGCGGATCGTTGGAAGCATGAAGGCGACGGACCCGAATGAgtggaaggaagaggaacgGCTGGTCAAGATGGTGGAGCATTCGGAGGCTATGAAGAGGTAG
- a CDS encoding uncharacterized protein (EggNog:ENOG503P4RI; COG:S), with protein sequence MSNLAMPAAQQRRTAAAADSAPGANSNTTTDYATHVTGSTTTSPARSRAQTPRYGDNPPPYSSKTATTTAVSTAISTEPITHPSVTADHHHHHQLLRAVTQSSGPVPPSSGQTQSTSVLRPRVAVVLGISTPWQILLYISRLGSIVPGLWLGLPCVLRLVYMIFSILVTNHVVVGNGQHGFSFGRLSKPSSVVSCTSPPSAPTTEVPPTRIPTTGFDIPFETSLRITETLLATIWCVASSYLSFFFTDCLMSRWLLNYTPQATIVRLLAISALNGWCTWGVLYLTGGSEDPRLLLPGWIVISTTLTLLYHLTQRKINIRKETRASISAFSIASFISMVALLAQLHSNRTDYPDIPLVTFLSQVWGVITGLALKIMEYGNVTRDL encoded by the exons ATGTCCAACCTCGCAATGCCAGCCGCGCAGCAGCGccgaacagcagcagcagcggatAGCGCACCAGGCGcaaacagcaacaccaccaccgactaTGCCACTCATGTCACCGGCTCGacgaccacctcccccgcccgcTCAAGGGCGCAAACTCCTCGATATGGCGACAACCCGCCTCCATACAGCAGCAAGACTGCGACAACCACGGCTGTCTCAACAGCCATATCAACCGAGCCCATAACCCACCCTTCCGTCACCGccgatcaccaccaccaccaccagctcctccgaGCCGTCACCCAATCCTCCGGCCCCGTTCCCCCCTCGTCCGGGCAAACCCAATCCACGTCCGTCCTCCGACCCCGCGTCGCCGTAGTCTTGGGCATCTCAACCCCATGGCAGATTCTCCTCTACATCAGCCGCCTCGGCTCGATCGTTCCGGGATTATGGCTCGGCTTACCATGCGTCCTCCGCCTCGTCTACATGATCTTCTCCATTCTGGTCACCAACCATGTAGTCGTTGGGAACGGACAGCACGGGTTCTCTTTTGGGAGGTTATCTAAGCCTTCTTCTGTCGTTTCCTgcacctcacccccttctgCCCCCACGACAGAGGTACCGCCAACGAGGATACCAACGACGGGGTTTGACATTCCCTTTGAGACCAGCCTGAGGATAACAGAAACGCTGCTCGCTACCATTTGG TGCGTAGCCTCCTcctacctctccttcttcttcaccgacTGTCTCATGTCCCGCTGGCTCCTGAACTACACCCCCCAAGCCACCATcgtccgcctcctcgccataTCAGCCCTAAACGGCTGGTGCACATGGGGAGTCCTCTACCTAACCGGCGGCTCCGAGGATCCCCGTCTGCTGCTACCAGGCTGGATAGTGATATCTACT accctcaccctcctctacCACCTAACCCAACGCAAAATCAACATCCGCAAAGAAACCCGCGCCTCCATCTCAGCCTTCTCCATcgcctccttcatctccatggtcgccctcctcgcccagctgCACTCCAACCGCACCGACTATCCCGACATCCCGCTCGTCACTTTTCTGTCGCAGGTCTGGGGGGTCATCACGGGGCTGGCGCTGAAGATTATGGAGTATGGGAATGTGACGAGGGATCTTTAA
- the TRM44 gene encoding tRNA(Ser) Um(44) 2'-O-methyltransferase (EggNog:ENOG503NUA3; BUSCO:EOG092614DJ; COG:S) — protein sequence MAFRPEELALDAPPVIFEDAGHSSGNTHTTPAKATWRPLYRHECVFGPPVFDSVMDNLIRNPNINSTWLFRADILHDAEDGPANPATPADEADSLAFVADIPSFVGFELQRHVIRKLIPRNTLRDKPLDQTCLIYKSNPGGEAVERTLVIYLPHVSTPSDMPFYHPVVKGIAFVHEWTPAESCGSISLSYLFFDEQDRTVDKLIRTAFQLLMVIHKHGKGRVQGYQKRVHHDVLLPQARVQDTYTKLKQKHARSLIKGWAEQTDPEKHIFEDICIAAFMIELWRNMYGEGPFPGFVDVGCGNGLLVHILNQEGFSGWGFDARSRTSWASYSTRVRSLSGEEQDSLRELVLLPTYVSRGGSGDGFDEQKAHDGVFPKGTFIISNHADELTPWTPILAAVSDCPFISIPCCSHDLSGKLFRASPPKDKTKADSTYSSFVGWVSEIAAECGWEVEQEMLRIPSTRNAAIVGRKRTGDISSVDIPALVHKYGGTAGYFDAVVRLMKQPPSTHEHEASDTGPSVGKKSKGKTPKQKQHKAG from the coding sequence ATGGCATTCAGGCCGGAGGAGTTGGCGCTTGACGCACCACCCGTCATCTTCGAGGATGCTGGTCACAGCAGCGgcaacacacacaccaccccaGCAAAGGCAACATGGCGACCCTTGTACCGCCACGAGTGTGTGTTTGGACCTCCGGTGTTTGACAGTGTCATGGACAACTTGATCCGAAATCCAAACATCAACTCGACATGGCTCTTCCGTGCGGATATCCTGCACGACGCAGAGGATGGTCCCGCCAACCCGGCAACCCCAGCCGACGAGGCTGATAGCCTGGCCTTCGTGGCCGACATTCCCTCCTTTGTCGGGTTTGAGCTCCAGCGGCATGTCATCCGCAAGCTCATACCAAGAAACACCCTCAGAGACAAGCCTCTTGACCAGACATGCCTCATCTACAAGAGCAACCCTGGTGGGGAGGCTGTTGAGCGGACTCTCGTCATCTATCTCCCGCATGTATCCACGCCCTCGGATATGCCCTTCTACCACCCAGTAGTCAAGGGCATAGCATTTGTTCACGAATGGACGCCGGCAGAGTCCTGCGggtccatctccctctcctaccTCTTCTTTGACGAGCAGGACCGAACTGTTGACAAGCTCATACGCACCGCTTTCCAGCTGCTCATGGTCATTCACAAGCACGGCAAGGGCCGGGTTCAGGGCTATCAGAAGAGAGTCCATCACGATGTGTTGCTTCCTCAAGCGCGGGTGCAAGACACGTACACCAAGTTGAAACAAAAGCATGCGAGAAGTCTCATCAAGGGTTGGGCAGAGCAGACGGATCCCGAAAAACACATCTTTGAGGACATTTGTATCGCAGCTTTCATGATCGAGCTGTGGAGGAACATGTATGGCGAGGGACCGTTTCCTGGATtcgttgatgttggctgCGGGAATGGGCTGCTCGTCCACATTCTAAATCAAGAAGGGTTTTCCGGTTGGGGCTTCGATGCTAGGTCACGAACGTCGTGGGCGTCGTACAGCACCCGAGTCAGGTCTttgtcgggggaggagcaagATTCACTGCGTGAGCTGGTTTTGCTCCCGACATATGTCAGCAGAGGCGGGTCCGGTGATGGCTTTGACGAACAAAAGGCCCATGATGGCGTCTTTCCAAAAGGGACATTTATCATCTCCAACCACGCCGACGAGCTGACGCCTTGGACTCCTATCCTTGCGGCTGTCTCCGACTGTCCGTTCATTTCTATCCCTTGCTGTAGCCATGATCTCAGCGGAAAGCTGTTCCGAGCATCGCCACCAAAggacaagaccaaggccgACTCGACCTACTCCTCGTTCGTGGGATGGGTGTCAGAGATAGCAGCTGAATGCGGCtgggaggttgagcaggAAATGCTCCGGATCCCATCTACACGCAACGCAGCGATCGTTGGACGTAAGCGGACTGGAGATATCTCTTCGGTCGATATCCCAGCCTTGGTGCACAAATACGGCGGCACTGCTGGTTACTTCGATGCTGTGGTTCGACTGATGAAGCAGCCACCGTCAACCCACGAGCACGAAGCCAGCGACACTGGCCCGTCAGTTGGGAAAAAGTCAAAGGGCAAAACGCcgaaacaaaaacagcacAAAGCCGGTTGA
- a CDS encoding uncharacterized protein (EggNog:ENOG503NW5Q; COG:S), whose product MEPSGLELVDTRNQSDCGKAGRIEHRHRRCEEAIIPARSVGFFTSRGAWGIFVSCSIRTPKGYTFFATSSTTHPSPEQDHSITSAITMGQPSWEASHALVYVTYGLFLIIGTGVAWTFRNQSKGEFLAGSRTQTAVPLALNFIASGE is encoded by the exons atggaacCAAGTGGCTTGGAGCTTGTTGACACACGAAACCAATCCGACTGTGGAAAGGCTGGCAGAATTGAACACCGGCACCGACGCTGTGAGGAAGCAATAATCCCTGCTAGAAGCGTGGGATTTTTCACATCacgaggagcttggggaaTTTTCGTCTCTTGCTCCATCAGGACA CCGAAAGGGTACACTTTCTTCGCCACTTCATCCACGACACACCCATCTCCAGAACAAGATCATAGCATCACTtccgccatcaccatgggACAGCCATCCTGGGAGGCGTCTCACGCCCTTGTCTATGTGACATATGGGCTTTTCCT TATCATCGGCACAGGCGTCGCCTGGACATTCAGAAACCAGTCCAAGGGCGAATTCTTGGCCGGCAGCCGGACGCAGACTG CCGTCCCGCTCGCCTTGAACTTTATCGCTTCTGGTGAGTGA
- a CDS encoding uncharacterized protein (EggNog:ENOG503NXCN; COG:S): protein MATWSGQRTRLTMLLHIILFTSLSRAAKVMFTTGTDVDGVTRELAANRYPALYTGDYGDCMGGNSLFSISKFDAAYYADNMTIVLHMDGTSSLRNESLMMRIAVDAYGENRFDKIVNPCNLNIASLCPLLPDVPFRAWVEIRVGPQQIGGIPDIAYEIPDFEGTTRVQIFAGSGQQEAGCFQAAMQNGKSLSHAYVIAPFMGLFTMVAIIASFATAAYGISVPHMRMHHAHSLSVFIVFETFQTIFFSGALSVKWPSILVAWWANFAWSAGFIYAPPFVQSINSFAGVQGKLGHVDGSGPMIINRGEHLLDKIYGRSLMTRGSFNATDPWRYEWGGDPVAPGLPLPGTWSGFPATLAAIGIPAADAFVFGLLWFLIAVALVMLAVIGVKILFEGLAKARLVKEDRLAYFRSYWVGFLGHALLRTLVIGFFMLMTLAIFKFKNRGSVGAIAVAAVVFFVVLMGVTSLVAYGVWCRTRHGTFTITKDRAVFYRSTWRVSIILETRIKEHNLEVKPILSIPVYRLRHNNHDDDYPTVHLDQLYVKRFAWLTARYRRTRWWFFAYYITYSFVRAAFIGGAGDVPLVQVYGVLALDIVNLAISAISKPFEGTRNTAMGVWILGLCKILTTGISIAFLPQLKVNRIITTALGVIIIVIQGFTTVALIILIILSALSSRLSLLRNQEEFTPRWLDKVRIRYFEKMQTKAQDRWKPPRGLVSKDDEIKGPTTPPSPHFSVTGVRRGSKIEDHFDGSTVYNSQQSLREKGSDQSLTEQPRGSQSQAGSARSRLSTGSLPRTGRVSRMSWSSRECADPALLERPDSTLAKRLSGITFTVTPDDGSSMMTRDNARVSGESTTSHVRSQASYRSFRSQSTSRASSIHEKASTPTPTRETFGLPALTRPSTLPEAAEPDE from the exons ATGGCAACATGGAGTGGCCAACGGACACGCCTTACAATGCTCTTGCATATCATCCTATTCACGTCTCTGTCGAGGGCTGCTAAGGTCATGTTCACGACAGGGAcagatgttgatggtgtgaCACGAGAACTCGCTGCAAATCGGTATCCAGCTCTCTATACTGGTGATTATGGCGACTGCATGGGCGGAAACAGTCTATTCAGCATCAGCAAATTTGATGCTGCGTATTATGCCGACAACATGACGATAGTGCTTCATATGGACGGCACTAGCAGTTTGAGGAACGAGTCCCTGATGATGCGCATTGCTGTTGACGCATATGGCGAAAACCGATTTGATAAGATCGTAAATCCTTGCAACCTCAACATTGCTAG TCTGtgtcctcttcttcctgatGTGCCATTCCGAGCCTGGGTAGAAATTCGTGTTGGCCCACAGCAGATAGGGGGCATACCTGACATTGCTTACGAGATACCCGATTTCGAAGGCACGACACGAGTGCAAATCTTTGCCGGCTCTGGTCAACAAGAGGCTGGATGTTTCCAAGCTGCCATGCAAAACGGGAAGAGTCTTTCGCACGCATATGTTATCGCGCCCTTCATGGGCCTTTTCACAATggtcgccatcatcgcctcCTTTGCCACTGCGGCATACGGAATAAGCGTCCCTCACATGAGGATGCACCACGCTCATTCGCTCTCGGTCTTCATCGTATTCGAAACCTTCCAGACGATATTCTTCTCGGGGGCACTTTCTGTCAAGTGGCCATCGATCCTCGTTGCATGGTGGGCAAACTTTGCCTGGTCCGCTGGCTTCATCTACGCGCCCCCTTTTGTCCAGTCGATCAACTCTTTTGCAGGCGTCCAGGGGAAGCTAGGGCACGTCGATGGTTCCGGTCCTATGATTATCAACAGAGGAGAGCATTTACTTGACAAGATCTATGGGCGATCTCTGATGACCAGGGGCTCGTTCAACGCCACTGATCCTTGGCGGTATGAATGGGGTGGTGATCCAGTAGCCCCTGGGTTACCACTTCCAGGCACTTGGAGTGGCTTTCCTGCAACGCTAGCGGCCATTGGAATTCCAGCTGCCGATGCCTTTGTGTTCGGCTTGCTTTGGTTTCTGATAGCCGTCGCTCTGGTCATGCTTGCCGTCATTGGTGTCAAGATCTTGTTTGAGGGTCTCGCGAAAGCGAGGCTGGTCAAAGAGGATAGGCTTGCCTACTTTCGCAGCTACTGGGTCGGATTCCTCGGCCATGCGCTGTTACGGACACTGGTCATTGGGTTCTTCATGCTTATGACCCTGGCTATTTTCAAGTTCAAAAATCGGGGCTCTGTTGGCGCGATAGCAGTTGCGGCTGTGGTGTTCTTCGTTGTTTTGATGGGGGTAACGTCGCTAGTGGCGTATGGGGTCTGGTGTCGAACTCGACACGGTACTTTCACCATCACGAAGGACCGGGCTGTTTTCTACCGATCAACGTGGCGTGTTTCAATAATTTTGGAGACCAGGATAAAGGAGCACAACTTGGAGGTCAAGCCTATCCTCAGCATCCCAGTCTACCGCCTTCGACACAACAACCATGACGACGACTACCCTACCGTCCATCTAGATCAGCTGTACGTTAAGAGATTTGCATGGCTCACAGCGCGGTACAGACGCACACGGTGGTGGTTCTTTGCTTACTACATTACATATTCATTTGTTCGAGCAGCTTTCAtaggaggagctggggacGTTCCTCTTGTGCAGGTTTACGGTGTACTGGCGCTTGACATAGTCAACCTTGCCATCAGCGCTATCTCAAAACCCTTCGAAGGAACTCGAAACACGGCTATGGGTGTCTGGATACTCGGCCTTTGCAAGATATTGACCACCGGCATCTCGATTGCTTTTCTTCCTCAGCTCAAAGTCAACCGTATTATCACGACTGCGCTCGGGGTAATCATCATTGTGATCCAGGGCTTCACTACCGTTGCCTTGATCATCTTGATTATCTTGAGCGCCCTTTCTTCGAGGCTTTCGCTACTACGGAATCAAGAAGAGTTCACGCCACGATGGCTCGACAAGGTTCGCATCCGTTATTTTGAAAAGATGCAGACAAAGGCACAAGACAGATGGAAACCCCCCAGGGGACTGGTCTCGAAGGATGATGAGATAAAAggaccaacaacaccgccatcgCCACACTTTTCCGTCACTGGTGTTCGACGTGGCTCTAAGATCGAAGATCACTTTGACGGCAGCACTGTATACAATTCGCAACAGTCGCTCCGTGAAAAAGGAAGCGACCAATCCTTGACCGAGCAGCCTCGTGGCAGTCAGAGCCAGGCCGGTAGTGCCAGATCTCGGCTGAGTACGGGGAGTCTGCCTCGGACGGGTCGTGTGAGTCGCATGTCGTGGTCTTCAAGAGAGTGTGCGGATCCGGCTTTGCTAGAGCGGCCGGATAGTACTCTCGCCAAACGGTTGAGTGGAATCACTTTTACCGTCACACCAGACGATGGCAGTAGCATGATGACCAGGGACAATGCCAGGGTGTCGGGTGAATCGACCACCTCTCACGTCCGATCGCAAGCCAGCTACCGCAGCTTCAGGTCACAGTCCACGTCGAGGGCGTCGAGTATCCATGAGAAGGCCAGCACTCCGACACCGACCCGGGAGACGTTTGGGTTGCCGGCGCTCACTCGTCCATCGACATTGCCAGAGGCTGCGGAACCAGACGAGTAG
- the SUI1 gene encoding Eukaryotic translation initiation factor eIF-1 (COG:J; EggNog:ENOG503P3DF): MSTEIENLKTYDPFAEADEDSGKTKQTQEYIHIRIQQRNGRKTLTTVQGIPSKFDHKKILKVVKKEFACNGTIISDTEMGEVIQLQGDQRTKIKEFLTDKENGLGLDDKTIKVHGF; this comes from the exons ATGTCCACCGAAATCGAAAACCTCAAGACCTACG ATCCCTTCGCCGAAGCCGACGAGGACTCGGGCAAGACCAAACAGACCCAGGAGTATATCCATATTCGCATTCAGC AGCGTAATGGACGTAAGACTCTGACCACCGTTCAGGGTATTCCGAGCAAGTTCGACCACAAGAAGATTCTTAAGGTTGTCAAGAAAGAGTTCGCTTGCAATGGCACCATCATTAGTGACACCGAGATGGGCGAGGTGATCCAGCTCCAGGGTGATCAGCGtaccaagatcaaggagttCCTCACTGATAAGGAGAatggcctcggcctcgatgacaagaccatcaag GTGCACGGCTTCTAA
- a CDS encoding uncharacterized protein (COG:E; EggNog:ENOG503NVIC), which translates to MAEPRRENSGPVGPPLLDLTIDNITPNTIRINSQSDDQRLTYLLSRLVTHLHDFARETRLSTDEWMAGLEFLIACGKICSEVRNEFILLSDTLGLSLLLDNINHPKPAGATEGSVLGPFHTHDAPLLENGASMTSDPAGEPMLAVCTVRDTAGNPIEGIKIDIWETDSSGHYDVQHSDRNEPSERCVMVSDEEGRFWFKGLKPVSYPIPHDGPVGKLLERLGRHPWRPAHIHFMFEKEGWDKLITALYLKGDPYETSDAVFGVKKSLVIELGKVDKETAEKYGVEEGTWLLKHDFVLTTQKDTEKLRDDLAKEALAKLGLHNLKLVDHLPVPDLD; encoded by the exons ATGGCGGAACCGCGCAGAGAAAACTCGGGCCCTGTCGGCCCGCCGCTTTTGGACTTGACGATTGACAACATCACGCCGAATACCATCAGGATTAACAGCCAGTCGGACGACCAGCGGTTGACGTATTTGCTGTCGAGACTGGTGACGCACCTGCATGACTTTGCGAGGGAGACGCGGCTGAGCACGGACGAGTGGATGGCCGGGCTCGAGTTTTTGATTGCTTGTGGGAAGATCTGCAGCGAGGTGCGGAAT GaattcatcctcctctccgacaccctcggcctctccctcctcctcgacaacatcaaccaccccaagccCGCCGGCGCAACCGAGGGCTCCGTCCTCGGCCCCTTCCACACCCACGATGCGCCTCTCCTCGAGAACGGCGCCTCGATGACCTCCGACCCGGCGGGTGAGCCGATGCTTGCCGTTTGTACCGTCAGAGACACGGCTGGGAACCCCATTGAGGGCATCAAGATTGATATCTGGGAGACGGACAGCAGCGGACATTATGACGTCCAACACAGCGACCGGAACGAGCCGAGCGAGAGGTGCGTCATGgtgagtgatgaggagggccGGTTCTGGTTCAAGGGGTTGAAGCCGGTGAGCTACCCAATCCCGCATGATGGGCCGGTGGGGAAGCTGCTGGAGAGGCTGGGGAGACATCCGTGGAGGCCGGCGCATATTCACTTCatgtttgagaaggagggttGGGATAAGTTGATCAC GGCACTGTACCTTAAGGGTGACCCCTACGAGACCTCGGATGCCGTCTTTGGCGTCAAAAAGAGCCTCGTTATCGAGCTTGGCAAGGTAGACAAGGAGACAGCGGAGAAATATGGGGTCGAGGAAGGCACATGGCTGCTCAAACATGACTTTGTGCTCACCACGCAAAAGGACACAGAGAAGCTGAGAGACGACCTGGCCAAGGAGGCGTTGGCAAAGTTGGGCTTGCATAATCTCAAGCTGGTGGATCATCTGCCTGTGCCAGATCTAGATTAA
- a CDS encoding uncharacterized protein (EggNog:ENOG503NW5Q; COG:S) has protein sequence MLAWGTCCRYPKFLPFLPPHHPCCAVLKQRCVALGSAILFAYPQLATISGVQGVIVYALSSALPLFAFAWLGPIIRKKCPQGFVLTEWTRQRYGDAAALFLSFMTLVTLFLYMVSELSAVGQVVNMLAGIDGLPVLIVECIITTIYTSLGGFKISFFTDNIQGIMVMALVIIATISIGVETKIDTSLIEESGLLKGNLLGWQLVYILPVALLTNSFFLSHFWLRTFASKTDRDLWTGISLAVIAILVIFVLVGCTGLVAVWAGLVPGDDIENPVDGGIAFFALLQQLPNWVVGIVIVMSVTLSTAAFDSFQTAMVTSASNDLFRNRLNIWWIRAGVVVIMVPVVVIAIRAPSILQIYLITDLVSAATIPVLCLGLSEKFYFWRGFEVVVGGLGGLFTVFLFGLVYYQDAQKGAELLLLQQGLFTGDWGCFGAFVAAPVGGILWGFGALGLRLSIQYFSAKRKGVRFDALDKLLVVDGGQQQLVGDAQHVDSGVLRDEAIADDSSDAPGIAKTKGKFF, from the exons ATGCTTGCGTGGGGAACGTGCTGCCGCTATCCAAAATTTCTacccttccttcctccccatcacccctgCTGCGCTGTGCTAAAACAAAGGTGTGTAGCTCTCGGTTCGGCCATCCTCTTTGCCTACCCTCAACTGGCGACTATTTCCGGCGTCCAAGGTGTTATTGTCTACGCTCTAAGCTCTGCGCTGCCTCTGTTTGCCTTTGCGTGGCTCGGCCCGATTATCAGGAAGAAGTGCCCGCAGGGATTCGTCTTGACGGAGTGGACGAGGCAACGATACGGAGATGCGGCGGCGTTGTTCCTGAGTTTTATGACGCTGGTAACGCTGTTCCTGTACATGGTTTCGGAGTTGAGCGCTGTGGGACAGGTGGTGAATATGCTGGCGGGGATTGATGGTTTGCCGGTCTTGATTGTGGAgtgcatcatcaccaccatctacACCT CGCTGGGCGGCTTCAAGATCTCGTTCTTCACCGACAACATCCAGGGAATCATGGTCATGGCCTTGGTTATTATTGCGACCATCTCCATCGGTGTCGAGACCAAGATTGACACAAGCCTGATTGAAGAATCTGGGCTGCTCAAGGGCAATCTCTTGGGGTGGCAGCTGGTGTATATCCTGCCTGTCGCTCTGTTGACCAATAGCTTCTTCCTG TCCCACTTCTGGCTCCGCACCTTCGCCTCCAAAACCGACCGTGATCTCTGGACGGGCATCTCCCTTGCCGTCATCGCtatcctcgtcatcttcgtgCTAGTCGGCTGCACTGGCCTGGTCGCCGTCTGGGCTGGCCTGGTCCCCGGTGATGACATCGAGAACCCAGTCGACGGCGGCATTGCGTTTTTTGCGCTGCTACAGCAGCTTCCCAactgggtggtggggatcGTCATTGTCATGTCTGTCACGCTGAGCACTGCTGCCTTTGACTCTTTCCAGACTGCCATGGTCACGTCGGCGAGCAACGATTTGTTCAGGAACAGGCTGAATATTTGGTGGATCAGGGccggtgtggtggtgatcatgGTGCCGGTCGTGGTTATTGCCATCAGGGCGCCGTCGATTCTGCAGATTTACCTCATCACGGATCTTGTCTCTGCGGCGACAATCCCGGTCTTATGCCTGGGCTTGTCGGAGAAGTTTTACTTCTGGAGAGGGttcgaggtggttgttggcggACTGGGAGGCTTGTTCACTGTTTTCCTTTTCGGATTGGTGTACTACCAGGACGCGCAAAAGGGTGCCGAACTGTTGCTGTTGCAGCAGGGTCTGTTTACCGGTGATTGGGGATGCTTTGGGGCTTTTGTTGCTGCCCCTGTGGGAGGTATTCTCTGGGGCTTTGGTGCGCTGGGGCTGAGATTGAGCATCCAGTACTTCAGTGCGAAGAGAAAGGGGGTTAGATTTGATGCGTTGGACaagctgttggtggtggatggtggccagcagcagcttgttGGCGATGCTCAGCATGTTGATAGTGGTGTGTTGAGGGATGAGGCCATTGCTGATGATTCTTCGGATGCGCCAGGCATTGCGAAGACGAAGGGCAAGTTCTTTTAA